One window of the Halictus rubicundus isolate RS-2024b chromosome 6, iyHalRubi1_principal, whole genome shotgun sequence genome contains the following:
- the LOC143355204 gene encoding tRNA (carboxymethyluridine(34)-5-O)-methyltransferase ALKBH8: MDEKLIKKSHRKQQRAYHRLLRDMNIKCCTNPTKYLMICNAGLVTGFKREALQNITDPIVSKYDIIMPPNKSYCFIKFSSVEDAEDAYKKIHGHVKINGSDTPLYATFTESVPDLDDQLICDLPSGLRLIENIITEEEEKCLLDSINWTNEESVSSDLKHRRVKHFGYEFQYNSNKVDPDKPIIPIPEEYQFLQTLFKQYHNVPYEYDQLTINHYLPGQGIPPHVDTHSVFEDSILSLSLGSACIMDFKRGDKKVDILLPSRSLLIMSGEARYAWSHGICPRHNDVVKSTDGTTTQSRSTRVSFTFRKVRRGDCLCIFPECCDTKAKSSTILIDDKIAKGLEYSYVHSVYENISSHFNETRHKQWPNVLKFLQSLNPGDILLDVGCGNGKYLYEQQHIFKVGCDRSQNLMKICYKKKFEVFLSDCLYLPYRDNSMDAAISIAVIHHLSTHERRKQAISELARLLRPNGKCLIYVWAKEQEKDSAQTAYLKYNTSRKDNTTSCEQKLTEYGVTLPVHENRTKFMSTDMLVPWKRKGGGNFLRYYHVFEEGELPQLCSQVPMVNIEQVYYDEGNWCVILQKKK; encoded by the exons ATGGATGAAAAACTCATTAAAAAAAGTCACCGTAAACAACAACGAGCCTACCATAGACTTCTTAGAGATATGAATATTAAATGCTGTACTAATCCAACAAAG TATTTGATGATTTGCAATGCTGGTTTGGTAACTGGGTTTAAACGAGAAGCATTGCAAAATATTACAGACCCAATTGTTTCAAAGTATGATATAATAATGCCACCAAATAAATCctattgtttcattaaattttcttcAGTGGAAGATGCTGAAGATGCATACAAAAAAATCCATGGTCATGTAAAAATTAATGGTTCCGATACACCATTGTATGCAACATTTACAGAATCAG TTCCTGATCTAGATGATCAATTAATTTGCGACCTTCCTTCAGGACTTAgattaatagaaaatattataactgaagaagaagaaaaatgtttattggATTCAATTAATTGGACCAATGAAG AATCTGTTTCATCTGATTTAAAACATAGAAGAGTTAAACACTTTGGCTATGAATTCCAATATAATTCAAACAAAGTAGATCCTGATAAACCAATTATACCCATTCCAGAAGAATAccaatttttacaaacattatTTAAGCAATATCACAACGTACCATATGAATATGATCAGTTAACAATAAATCATTATTTACCTGGACAAG GAATTCCTCCACACGTTGATACACATAGCGTCTTTGAAGATTCTATATTGTCATTGTCATTGGGTTCAGCATGTATAATGGACTTCAAGCGAGGAGATAAAAAAGTCGATATTCTTTTACCTTCTCGTTCATTGCTAATTATGTCAGGAGAAGCTCGCTATGCATGGTCTCATGGAATTTGTCCTAGACATAATGATGTAGTGAAATCTACAGATGGAACGACAACACAATCACGAAGCACAAGAGTGTCATTTACATTTCGAAAAGTGAGAAGAGGTGATTGCCTTTGTATTTTCCCAGAATGCTGTGACACTAAAGCAAAATCTTCCACCATTCTTATTGATGATAAAATAGCAAAAGGACTAGAATACTCTTATGTACATAGT gtttatgaaaatatttcaagtcATTTTAACGAAACAAGACATAAACAGTGGCCAAATGTTCTAAAgtttcttcaatctttaaatccagGTGATATTCTTTTAGATGTAGGTTGTGGAAATGGCAAGTATCTCTATGAACAACAACATATATTTAAG GTTGGATGCGATCGAAGCCAAAATCTAATGAAAATATGttacaaaaagaaatttgaagtTTTCTTATCCGACTGTTTGTATTTACCATACAGAGATAATAGTATGGATGCAGCAATAAGCATAGCAGTAATTCATCACCTTTCAACTCATGAAAGAAGAAAACAAGCAATTTCAGAATTAGCACGACTTCTTAGACCTAAtggaaaatgtttaatttatGTATGGGCgaaagaacaagaaaaggaTTCTGCACAAactgcatatttaaaatataacaCAAGTAGAAAGGACAATACAACATCATGTGAACAAAAATTAACAGAATATGGTGTAACACTACCAGTtcatgaaaatcgtacaaaatttatGTCTACAGATATGCTTGTTCCTTGGAAAAGAAAAGGAGGAGGAAACTTTCTGAGGTATTATCATGTATTTGAAGAAGGAGAACTACCACAGTTGTGTTCCCAAGTACCCATGGTTAACATAGAACAAGTATATTACGATGAAGGAAATTGGTGTgtcattttacaaaaaaaaaagtga
- the LOC143355206 gene encoding high mobility group protein B1 isoform X1 translates to MLLLYSKVLISWFILLLSSSCWAQTGSKKSFINMESSDRKNVYLTKTGDNSLNSGMRDTMIVGQTNMTPECGEQVMKPGNVSSVSNNQTKWSNMQSKNFIINAVPVKNEIVHLEDGAHCNKKMHYYDRHYVSHEEPEKPTRRGTKRYRDKDAPKRALSAFFYFCQELRGKMRELHPEMGVGDIAKELGKLWMSTDLQTKSKYMAIAEEDRARYEREIIAYNKRVKNYDPEEVGPV, encoded by the exons ATGTTGCTATTATATTCGAAAGTTTTAATATCTTGgttcattttattatt ATCATCAAGTTGTTGGGCACAGACTGGTAGCAAAAAATCTTTTATAAACATGGAATCATCTGACAGGAAGAATGTTTACCTTACAAAAACAGGTGATAATTCTTTGAATTCTGGAATGCGAGACACAATGATCGTTGGTCAAACAAATATGACTCCag AATGTGGTGAACAAGTAATGAAACCTGGAAATGTATCCAGTGTTTCAAACAATCAAACGAAATGGTCAaatatgcaaagtaaaaattttatCATTAATGCTGTACCAGTGAAGAATGAA atTGTACATCTTGAAGATGGGgcacattgcaataaaaaaatgcattattatgatagacattatgtaAGCCATGAAGAACCAGAGAAACCAACACGTAGAGGAACAAAAAGATACAGAGATAAAGATGCGCCTAAAAGAGCACT GTCtgcatttttctatttttgccAAGAATTACGTGGTAAAATGAGGGAATTACATCCAGAGATGGGAGTAGGTGATATTGCCAAAGAATTGGGTAAACTATGGATGAGCACAGATCTTCAAACTAAATCAAAATATATGGCAATAGCAGAAGAGGATAGAGCCAGATATGAAAGA GAAATAATTGCGTACAACAAAAGAGTAAAAAACTATGATCCCGAAGAAGTTGGCCCTGTGTAA
- the Rrp45 gene encoding exosome complex component Rrp45 encodes MKETILTNCEKNFINKAVEQTTRLDGRNLLEARPVKIYFGSNWGNCVVLLGQTRVVAQVSCDIQQPKTSRPNEGMLHINVELNPLAASHFDGGRQSEASILISRQLDKCFKDSKCIDLESLCIIADKKVWNLRVDINIINHDGNLIDCASIATLAALLHFHRPDVTSTGEDIIIHSFSEKDPLPLTLYHYPVCVSFITFESGNTIMDPTYLEERVGVAQLTLGINSYREVCSLHFNYLTKTMTVQDVISAVSHYAANYATKLVQQIREAVTHDVEARYKKDDRNTNRFKECITLKKLTTINSESISIKLRKWGELEKLESEEAYSEETEESKCKILNPGEGSAELIIDTGIPVGEGGPSAWNMSESSEEASDVEITAEVQKGKKVLDDIEINEDSEEEATEMLDSKDIMQ; translated from the exons ATGAAGGAAACAATATTAACAAATTGTgagaaaaatttcataaataagGCAGTGGAACAAACAACG CGATTAGATGGCAGAAATTTATTGGAAGCAAGGCcagttaaaatttattttgggTCCAATTGGGGAAACTGTGTGGTTTTACTTGGTCAAACTAG AGTGGTAGCACAGGTATCATGTGATATACAGCAACCTAAAACATCACGACCGAATGAAGGAATGTTGCATATCAATGTTGAACTTAATCCACTAGCAGCATCACATTTTGATGGTGGTAGACAATCTGAAGCTTCAATATTAATTAGTAGACAACTTGACAAATGTTTTAAAGACTCAAAATGTATCGATTTGGAATCATTATGTATTATAGCTGACAAAAAG GTATGGAATTTAAGGGTTgacataaatattattaatcatgATGGAAATTTAATTGACTGTGCTTCCATTGCTACATTAGCAGCACTTTTACATTTTCATAGGCCAGATGTAACATCAACTGGCGAAGATATTATAATTCATTCGTTTTCTGAAAAAGATCCTCTTCCTTTAACATTGTATCATTATCCAGTTTGTGTATCTTTTATAACATTTGAAAG tggaAACACAATTATGGATCCCACATATTTGGAAGAAAGAGTTGGAGTTGCTCAACTCACACTTGGCATAAACTCTTACAGGGAAGTTTGTagtttacattttaattatttGACGAAAACTATGACTGTGCAAGATGTAATATCAGCAGTTTCGCATTACGCAGCAAATTATGCAACTAAATTAGTACAACAGATTAGGGAAGCAGTAACTCACGATGTGGAAGCAAG GTATAAAAAAGACGATCGTAATACAAATCGATTTAAAGAGTGTATAACGCTAAAGAAATTGACTACAATCAACAGTGAATCTATTAGTATTAAATTGCGTAAATGGGgtgaattagaaaaattagagtCTGAag AAGCGTATTCAGAAGAAACTGAAGAGAGTAAATGCAAAATTTTGAATCCTGGAGAAGGTTCAGCTGAATTAATAATAGATACT GGTATACCAGTTGGTGAAGGTGGACCCAGTGCATGGAATATGTCAGAATCCTCAGAGGAAGCCAGTGACGTAGAAATTACAGCTGAAGTacaaaaaggaaagaaagtGTTAGATGATATAG AAATAAATGAAGATAGTGAAGAAGAAGCTACTGAAATGTTAGACTCAAAAGACATAATGCAGTAA
- the LOC143355206 gene encoding high mobility group protein B1 isoform X2: MESSDRKNVYLTKTGDNSLNSGMRDTMIVGQTNMTPECGEQVMKPGNVSSVSNNQTKWSNMQSKNFIINAVPVKNEIVHLEDGAHCNKKMHYYDRHYVSHEEPEKPTRRGTKRYRDKDAPKRALSAFFYFCQELRGKMRELHPEMGVGDIAKELGKLWMSTDLQTKSKYMAIAEEDRARYEREIIAYNKRVKNYDPEEVGPV, translated from the exons ATGGAATCATCTGACAGGAAGAATGTTTACCTTACAAAAACAGGTGATAATTCTTTGAATTCTGGAATGCGAGACACAATGATCGTTGGTCAAACAAATATGACTCCag AATGTGGTGAACAAGTAATGAAACCTGGAAATGTATCCAGTGTTTCAAACAATCAAACGAAATGGTCAaatatgcaaagtaaaaattttatCATTAATGCTGTACCAGTGAAGAATGAA atTGTACATCTTGAAGATGGGgcacattgcaataaaaaaatgcattattatgatagacattatgtaAGCCATGAAGAACCAGAGAAACCAACACGTAGAGGAACAAAAAGATACAGAGATAAAGATGCGCCTAAAAGAGCACT GTCtgcatttttctatttttgccAAGAATTACGTGGTAAAATGAGGGAATTACATCCAGAGATGGGAGTAGGTGATATTGCCAAAGAATTGGGTAAACTATGGATGAGCACAGATCTTCAAACTAAATCAAAATATATGGCAATAGCAGAAGAGGATAGAGCCAGATATGAAAGA GAAATAATTGCGTACAACAAAAGAGTAAAAAACTATGATCCCGAAGAAGTTGGCCCTGTGTAA